One Fusarium falciforme chromosome 1, complete sequence genomic window carries:
- a CDS encoding Golgi apparatus membrane protein TVP23 produces the protein MDATQPQPAAGSLSWRLSAHPITLLTFLAFRIASILVYFLGGLLLTDSMIMIFIITILLLAADFYYIKNIAGRRLVGLRWWNEVDPQTGDSQWVFESSEPGTKVVNATDSRFFWLALYLQPMLWVIMAILALVSLSFMWLPLVIIALVLTIMNTLAFSRCDKFSNASNLAGSAFGTSNLAGSIATNMVSNWFSRS, from the exons ATGGATGCCACGCAACCACAGCCCGCGGCCGGCTCTCTCAGCTGGCGCCTCAGCGCGCATCCCATCACGCTCCTGACGTTTCTCGCTTTCCGGATAG CGAGCATCCTGGTCTACTTTCTAGGTGGTCTCTTGTTGACAGATAGCAT GATCatgatcttcatcatcaccatcctcctcctcgccgccgactTCTACTACATCAAGAACATTGCGGGCCGCCGCCTCGTCGGCCTCCGGTGGTGGAACGAGGTCGACCCCCAGACGGGAGACTCGCAGTGGGTGTTTGAGAGCAGCGAGCCCGGCACAAAGGTGGTCAACGCCACCGACAGCCGCTTCTTCTGGCTCGCCCTGTACCTGCAGCCCATGCTCTgggtcatcatggccatcctGGCGCTTGTGTCGCTGTCCTTTATGTGGCTGCCGCTCGTCA TCATCGCTCTTGTCCTGACCATCATGAACACCCTCGCCTTCTCCCGCTGCGACAAGTTCAGCAACGCCTCCAACCTCGCCGGCAGCGCCTTTGGCACCAGCAACCTGGCAGGCAGCATCGCGACCAACATGGTTAGCAACTGGTTCTCGCGCAGCTGA
- a CDS encoding Gamma-glutamylcyclotransferase, translating to MTVQNAQDTSEFWLYGYGQDHRGTPEAPGRVVTLIERSYWEQLKDKDGHASAPERVWGVAYRIIPEKVAEVKEYLDIREINGYSIHYAPFHPADGSSSINTLVYIGTPENDQFVGPQDPQELAEHIARSQGPSGPNIDYLLNLEEALNELAPDSGDVHIHDLARRVRELRSSGKIAHLNPTPTTHQQKHSTEEAEEIEDPSP from the exons aTGACCGTCCAAAACGCCCAAGACACCTCCGAGTTCTGGTTATACGGATACGG CCAGGATCACCGAGGCACACCCGAGGCTCCCGGTCGTGTTGTCACTCTTATTGAGAGGTCTTACTGGGAACAGCTAAAGGATAAAGACGGTCACGCATCTGCACCGGAGCGCGTCTGGGGTGTCGCTTACCGAATCATTCCCGAAAAGgtcgccgaggtcaaggaatATCTTGACATCCGCGAGATCAATGGTTACTCTATCCACTACGCCCCCTTTCACCCCGCCGACGGCTCTTCCTCGATCAACACCCTCGTCTACATCGGCACTCCGGAGAATGACCAGTTCGTCGGCCCTCAGGATCCCCAGGAGCTTGCCGAGCACATTGCCCGCAGTCAAGGGCCCAGCGGCCCCAACATTGACTACCTCCTAAACCTCGAGGAAGCCCTCAATGAATTGGCTCCGGACAGCGGCGATGTTCACATCCACGACCTCGCTCGCCGTGTCAGGGAGCTCCGGAGCAGCGGCAAAATCGCACACCTGAACCCTACGCCGACCACCCATCAGCAAAAGCACAGCACCGAAGAGGCGGAAGAGATTGAAGACCCAAGCCCCTGA
- a CDS encoding RRM domain-containing protein, whose product MSKLFIGGLAWHTEEATLRQKFEEFGPVEEAVVVKDRDTGRSRGFGFVRYTQEGDAQKAIATMNNVEFDGRTIRVDKASDNGPRGGFGRGGGGFGRGFGGPMPYGMGPPGPGYQVPPPNMYAPMPYGRGYPPPQQQAYGTPPQGFVAPQFGYPDPSQQQLPPQPQQPPQGGRGY is encoded by the exons ATGTCGAAGCTTTTCATCGG TGGCCTAGCATGGCACACTGAGGAGGCTACTCTTCGCCAGAAGTTCGAGGAGTTTGGCCCCGTCGAGGAAGCT GTTGTGGTCAAGGACCGCGATACCGGCCGCAGCCGCGGCTTTGGATTTGTGCGATACACCCAGGAGGGAGACGCCCAGAAAGCCATCGCCACCATGAACAACGTCGA GTTTGACGGACGAACGATTCGAGTTGACAAGGCATCCGACAACGGCCCCCGAGGCGGATTCGGCAGAGGTGGCGGCGGCTTTGGACGAGGCTTCGGAGGGCCTATGCCGTACGGCATGGGTCCCCCTGGACCCGGCTATCAAGTCCCACCCCCGAACATGTACGCTCCGATGCCGTATGGTCGTGGTTACCCTccgccgcagcagcaggcttACGGCACGCCTCCCCAAG GATTCGTGGCGCCGCAGTTTGGATACCCCGACCCAtctcagcagcagctcccTCCTCAGCCCCAGCAACCTCCCCAGGGCGGACGAGGCTATTAG
- a CDS encoding Protein phosphatase, producing the protein MPSPPSSTLAALPTTFLPSLTVRRLAHTTTWRPCRERWFASAATPLSHNPPVLPFRFETGIGLFAKRTPRPFPPPFLSPPSTSFTDPLSTHHQSRDRRAFVNGELIRGKTNGDDAVYASDYFICANDGVGAWATRPRGHAGLWSRLILHFWSAAIEEQRIRCLSSEPPQEPDPVATLQTAYEQTLEATTSHDCLGTTTACGAQLHFKTCPDDEAQTSPVLYVTNVGDCKVMVLRPSAERVIYKTVEQWHWFDCPRQLGTNSPDTPTSNAVMDKVDLEVGDIVLAMSDGVIDNLWEHEIVTRILKSVREWESGEHAEAHQGDRTGGRNGGMRIAAQDLMAAAKEIAVDPFAESPFMEHAIEEGLASEGGKLDDISVVAALCVKNEI; encoded by the exons ATGCCCAGtccaccatcttcaactcTGGCGGCCCTCCCGACAACCTTCCTACCATCGCTCACGGTGCGACGCCTGGCACACACGACGACATGGCGACCATGTCGCGAGAGGTGGTTCGCTTCCGCAGCGACACCGCTTTCACATAACCCTCCCGTTTTGCCCTTTCGATTCGAAACTGGCATCGGCCTGTTCGCCAAACGAACGCCCCGCCCGTTCCCCCCGCCATTTCTCTCCCCTCCGTCTACGTCCTTCACAGATCCTCTGAGTACGCATCACCAGAGCCGCGACCGTCGCGCCTTTGTCAACGGGGAGCTTATCAGGGGCAAGACGAACGGCGACGATGCTGTCTACGCCAGCGATTATTTCATCTGTGCCAACGACGGTGTGGGAGCCTGGGCGACCCGTCCGAGAGGGCATGCTGG ACTCTGGTCAAGACTGATTCTTCATTTCTGGTCGGCTGCTATTGAGGAGCAGCGCATCCGTTGTCTCTCATCGGAGCCTCCTCAAGAACCTGACCCCGTTGCCACTCTACAGACCGCGTACGAACAGACCCTCGAAGCGACAACGTCGCACGACTGCTTAGGTACAACGACGGCCTGTGGCGCGCAGTTGCACTTCAAAACCTGCCCAGACGACGAGGCGCAAACATCGCCTGTTCTCTACGTAACTAATGTCGGCGACTGCAAGGTCATGGTCCTCCGACCAAGTGCCGAGAGGGTGATTTACAAGACGGTGGAGCAGTGGCACTGGTTCGACTGCCCGCGGCAGCTGGGGACCAACAGCCCCGACACGCCCACCAGCAATGCGGTTATGGACAAGGTCGACCTAGAAGTTGGCGACATTGTGCTTGCGATGAGCGACGGGGTAATCGACAATCTCTGGGAACATGAGATTGTAACAAGGATACTCAAGAGCGTGAGGGAATGGGAGTCTGGGGAGCACGCAGAGGCGCACCAGGGTGATCGCACCGGTGGTCGCAATGGAGGGATGAGGATAGCGGCACAAGATCTTATGGCTGCTGCAAAGGAGATTGCCGTGGATCCTTTCGCTGAAAGTCCATTCATGGAGCATGCGATCGAAGAAGGCTTGGCGAGTGAGGGTG GAAAACTCGACGATATCAGCGTTGTCGCAGCCCTCTGCGTAAAAAACGAGATCTGA